The DNA sequence CGGCAACGGCAACGACCACGCCGACTGGGCGCTGCCGACGCTCACCTGCGCTACGCCGCCTGCCGGGTGACGTCGGGGAGCGGGCGCACGAGGAACGTCGCCCGCACCTCCCCGCGTTCCCGCCACAGGTGGTGGAGCGCCAGGCCGAAGATGATCGAGCCCACGACGTTCGCGGCGAAGTGCCACCAGACGCGGTAGGTGGTCAGGCCCGGGCCCGGGTCGACGAGCCCGAAGAACGTCGACAGCCCGATCGCCCGGGAGCCGAACGCCACCGACAGCGTGAGGACGAGGTGCTCGAGCCCGTGCAGACCCTGCATCCACACGCCCATCTTCGCCCAGCGGCGGGCGCGGGTCTTCAGCGCCCGCCGCGTGATCACCATGACGCCGGCCAGCCCGGCCAGGAAGATGAAGTTGCCGGTCAGGTGCAGCAGCTCCATCCCGAACGTCGGCCGGTCCGGCAGGACCAGCTGCAGGCCGTCGGCGAGCGCGGTGCCCCACGGCGTCATCCACGCGGGCGAGTTCGGGTGGCCGAGCCAGTAGCCGACCTGGGCGATGTGCTCCTGGACGTGCCCGAGCTGCCCGAGCACGCCGATGCCGATCACCGCCGCCGAGCCGCGGTACACCCACGGCCGGACCGGCCCGCGGTTCGCGTACGCCAGGACACCGACCGCCGCCCACATGGCCACAGCCCAGCCGGCGATCAGGATCGCCCCCGCGATGTCCCAGCCCGACGTTCCCGTCATCGGCATGTCCATGACCGCCTCCTGTCGCCGGGACCGAGCCTAACGCCGCCGCGGGGCGGGGAACGTCTTCCGGTGTGCGCGGCCGGCGGGGACAAACCGTTACAGGACAACGGGTTTCGCTCAAGTCAGGACAAGTCGGACGGCGAGTGCGGTGATCACCGCGCTCGACGCCAGCGCCGTCACCAGCCGCCCGCGGCGGCCGGTGAGGACCCGGCCCAGCAGCGCGCCGCCGCCCGCGAGGAGGGTTTGCCAGCTCGCCGAGGCGGCGAACGCGGCGAGCACGAACACCCCTTGGCCGAGGACCGGGGCCGGCGTCCCGGCCCGGCCGCCGACCACCAAGGCGGCGAAGTAGACGACGGTCGCCGGGTTGACGAGCGTGATGCCGAGCAGGCCGGCGTACGCGCGGCCGGGCGTTAGCGGGGTCACGGGCCGTTCGGTGGGGTCGCGGTGCGACCGCAGGGCCAGCACGGCCCCGCGCACCGCCAGCACGGCGAGGATCCCCGCCGAGACCAGCCGCAGCGGCCCGGCCACCGGCGTGACGACGCTCGCGATCGCGGCGCCGCCGAGCACCGCGACCAGCGCGTACACCCCGTCGGCCGTGGCGACGCCGAGGGCGGCCGCGAGCCCGGTGCCGAGCGAGGTGCGGGCGGTGAGCGCGACCAGGTAGGTGCCGACCGCGCCGACCGGGATCGCGATGCCGTAGCCGGCCACCAGGCCGTCGAGCAGCGCGGTGGTCACAGCGCGGGCGGGCTCGGCCTCCGGGGGCCACTCTGCTGCCGGACCGGCGCGGTGGTCGCGGCGGTCGGCAGGAGCGGCGTGCGGCGGGAAGTCATGCGCCGATGGTGGAGCCGCCGCCCCGGCCGGGCAACCGGTTTTCCAGCCGGTGCGTCCCGGGCGGCTGTGCTTCAATCGGCCGGGGAGCGGGACGTCGAGGCGAGAGAGGGCTTTCACGATGCGGGTCGACCTGAGCGGGAAGACGGCACTGGTCACCGGGTCCACCCAGGGCATCGGCTCGGCGATCGCGGCGGGTCTCGCGGCCGCGGGTGCCCGCGTCGCGATCAACGGCCGGAGCGAAACCGGGGTCCGGAAGGCCATCGCGCGGCTGCGCGAAGACCTGCCGGACGCGGACTTCCTCCCGGCGCCGGGCGACGTCTCGGAGGAGGCGGGCGCCGCGCAGGTGGTCGAGGAGGTGCCGGACGCCGACATCCTGGTCAACAACCTCGGCATCTTCGGCGCGCAGGAACCGCTGGACATCACCGACGCCGACTGGCGCCGCTACTTCGAGGTCAACGTCCTGGCCGCGGTGCGGCTGACCCGCGCGTACCTGCCGGGGATGACCGAACGCGGCTGGGGCCGGATCCAGTACATCGCCAGCGATTCCGCGATCGTGATCCCGGCCGAGATGATCCACTATGGAGTGTCGAAGACGGCGCTGCTCGGCGTCTCCCGCGGGTTCGCCAAGCACGCGGCGGGGACCGGCGTCACCGTCAACGCGGTGATCGCCGGGCCGACGCACACCGGCGGCGTCGAAGACTTCGTCCACGAGCTGGTCGGCACGGACCTGCCGTGGGACGAGGCGCAGCGCGAGTTCATGACGCGGTACCGGCCGCAGTCGTTGCTGCAGCGGCTGATCGAGCCTGAGGAGATCGCGCACCTGGTGGTGTACTTGAGTTCTCCGTTCGCTTCGGCCACGACCGGGGCGGCCGTGCGCGTCGACGGCGGGTACGTCGACTCGATCGTGCCGTGAGGCCCGTTCCCGCCCAGGAGCACGGGGGAACCCCGGGAGGGAACGGGGGATTCGGAGCCGGGGGTTTCTCCGCACCGGCACTACGTACAACGAGCCGGCCGGGCTGGTGTTCCGGTGCGCGGGGGTGACGTGCGTCGCCCGGGGTACCCCGCGCAGGGGTCGCCCGGACGAGCGCGCCGGGTGTCGTGATCGGCCCGCGTGGTTCATGATCGACTCCATGGACCACATCGAGACACCGGCGAAACCCGCCCGCGGCCTGCATCGGGTGCTCCTCGTGGCGGCGGCGGGCGCCCTGATCGCCGCCGCCGCGTGGGTGGCCCTCTGGCTGGCCATGCACCTCTGAGGGGAGGACTACGGGGTGACCGGGACGTTCGTCAGGCCCGACTTGGCGTTCGTCACGGTGTTCGACGCGTACACCACGTTCGGGTTCGCCGCGCACTTCGACACCGAGCTGATCTTGATCGCGTAGGCGCCGGCCCCGCCGAGGTCGGACTTGTTGTTGCGCCAGACGTTCCCGCAGCCGTTGTCGAACGACGGGCTCGTGCTGGTGTTGTGGTTCTCGTAGCCGTTGGCGAACACGCCGGGCGAGGAGAAGGTGCCCGTGTTGTCCTCGATCGTGTAGCCGATGCCCTTGACGTCGATCCAGGAGTCGGCGGAGTTCTCGCCGCTGATCCCGCGCCCGTCGAAGGTGTTGCCGCGGA is a window from the Amycolatopsis sp. cg9 genome containing:
- a CDS encoding DUF6008 family protein, with the protein product MDMPMTGTSGWDIAGAILIAGWAVAMWAAVGVLAYANRGPVRPWVYRGSAAVIGIGVLGQLGHVQEHIAQVGYWLGHPNSPAWMTPWGTALADGLQLVLPDRPTFGMELLHLTGNFIFLAGLAGVMVITRRALKTRARRWAKMGVWMQGLHGLEHLVLTLSVAFGSRAIGLSTFFGLVDPGPGLTTYRVWWHFAANVVGSIIFGLALHHLWRERGEVRATFLVRPLPDVTRQAA
- a CDS encoding LysE/ArgO family amino acid transporter produces the protein MTTALLDGLVAGYGIAIPVGAVGTYLVALTARTSLGTGLAAALGVATADGVYALVAVLGGAAIASVVTPVAGPLRLVSAGILAVLAVRGAVLALRSHRDPTERPVTPLTPGRAYAGLLGITLVNPATVVYFAALVVGGRAGTPAPVLGQGVFVLAAFAASASWQTLLAGGGALLGRVLTGRRGRLVTALASSAVITALAVRLVLT
- a CDS encoding SDR family NAD(P)-dependent oxidoreductase, with protein sequence MRVDLSGKTALVTGSTQGIGSAIAAGLAAAGARVAINGRSETGVRKAIARLREDLPDADFLPAPGDVSEEAGAAQVVEEVPDADILVNNLGIFGAQEPLDITDADWRRYFEVNVLAAVRLTRAYLPGMTERGWGRIQYIASDSAIVIPAEMIHYGVSKTALLGVSRGFAKHAAGTGVTVNAVIAGPTHTGGVEDFVHELVGTDLPWDEAQREFMTRYRPQSLLQRLIEPEEIAHLVVYLSSPFASATTGAAVRVDGGYVDSIVP